TACTCCCAAAGGCTCCCGCTTCACACATTCCAAGAAGTTCACCTTCCATCTGGTAGGTGGGGCTAGGGCATGCTGATGGCACCAAGGTTGCTGTAGGTATACACACCACTCTCTCTCTACACAAGAGGCCCCTGTTCCCACCAGACCTGCCTGCTCCCCACTGAGGTGGGTACCCAGAGGCGTCCCCTGGCTTCTTGGGAACTTCTGTGGAGAAAGGATCCAGGGGTGGGAGCCATGTAAGTGTGTAGGACTGCTCTTTGTGCAAAGCTCAGCTTTCTCTGGAGAGTTTCTTCTGGACATCTCTTCTTGGATGGTCACCTGGAGGGGCCCTCACCCCTCTCATGGGCAGGTGGGCAGGAGCTGTGTCAGAGTCAGGGAGGTTTTTTATAAGTAAACACTCCAGTCTAAGGTCACAGAGAGTGCTTTGATCCTCACACGTATTCCGACAGCCGTCAGTGCACTGTACATGAGTACTGTGCTGGGAGGGCGCACACAGGGGGTATTGAGGTTGGCTGTGAGGGCCTGGGCCTTCCCCGACCACCAAGatgctccttcctccctccccaggagCCTGAGGCCCAGGCAGCCCAGGTATCAGATGTGCCGGCCACCTCCCAGCGGCCTGAACAGGTGAGCAGAGCAATGGTGGGTGGGGCGGTGTTCTGGGCCCTTGGCTGTCTATTGGGCCTGACACCCCCACATCGCCTGGCCTGTGTCTACCAGGACACGTGGGCAGCCCAGGAGCAGGAGCTGGAGTCTCTTCGGGAGCAGCTGGAGGGGGTGAACCACAACATTGAAGAGGTTGAAGCTAACATGAAGACGCTGGGAATCAACCTTGTGCAGGTGAGGGTAGGGGAGGGGCTGCCCACTGAGGTCGGGCCTAGGGGGCTTAGAGGGACTTGTGGGGGCTGAGGGTACTCTGTAGAGGTCTGCAGATGTCAGAAAGATTCATGGAAGCCACTGGGGACCTGTGGGACTCTTGAGGGTTCAGGAGAATcagggggagtgggagggggatGTGGGACCTGTAGGGGTTAGAGGTGCCTTGCTGTCTGTGAGAGTCGGGAGGGGTGTGACTGTCCATGGGCAACTGGAGGGGCCTGTGGGCCTCCTCGGGGCTTCCAGGGGAGTCAGTGTTGAGGTCAAGGAGTCAGAGGGGTCTGCTGTGGGTGCCCGTCTCTGCTTATATGTCTCTGTTGCTATTGGGAGGGGTCTGAGGGGCCTATAggggcatgctaagtcacttcagttgtgaatctttgtaaccccatggaccgtagctcctctgtccatgggattctccaggcaggaatgctggagtgggttgccatgccctcctccagaggatcttctgactcagcgatcgaacccccatctcttgcatctcctgcattagcaggggggttctttaccactaatgctacctgggaagccataaggGCTAGAGGGATGTATTGTCATCTGTTGAGGTTGGGCTAGGCCAGGGCTTTCCAGGCCCAGCAGGCTGGGCTCCCCCACTGACTGGGAGTAAGGGTTTCTGGGGTGCCAGGTGGAGACCGAGTGTCGGCAGAGTGAGCTCAGCATCATGGAGCGTGAGCAAGCCCTGCGTCTGAAGAGCCAGGCGGTGGAGCTGCTGCCCGACGGGGCTGCCAACCTCGCCAAGCTGCAGGTGGGGCTGGTGCTGAGGCTGGGCTGGGAGGGTCGGAGTTGGGCAGGCCCAGCCTGTGTTATCTGCAGCCCCCCTCCCACCATCACCCTCCAGCTTGTGGTAGAGAGCAGTGCCCAGCGGGTCATCCACTTGGCGGGTCAGTGGGAAAAGCACCGGGTCCCTCTCCTCGCTGAGTACCGCCACCTCCGAAAGCTCCAGGACTGCAGAGAGGTAGGTGGGGTCCCAGACCATGGGTGGGGCAGGTTCAGTCCCTCCCTAGGGGGCTAGTCCTGTGCTCTGCCTCACTACCCTCTCTCTGTGGGACCCTGGCAGCTGGAATCTTCTCGACGGCTGGCAGAGATCCAGGAGCTGCACCAGAGCGTTCGGGCAGCTGCCGAAGAAGCCCGCCGGAAGGAGGAGGTCTATAAGCAGCTGGTAAGACccgtggagcttccctggtgactcagacagtaaagaatccacccaccaatgcaggagacatgggtttgatccctgatctgggaagatcccctggagaaggaaatggcaacccactccagtattcttgcctggagactccccatggacagagtagcctggcgggttacagtccatggggtgggtcgcagagtcagacatgactgaagcgactgaccaACCAACAACCAAAGACCTGTGTGGGGGCCTTGGGTGGCTCGGAGTGGGGGAGGTGTGGGTCCAAGGGGAGCACCCGCTGTTTCTGTGTAGGTGTCAGAGCTTGAGACCCTGCCCAAAGATGTGTCTCGGTTGGCCTATACCCAGCGTATCCTGGAGATTGTGGGCAATATCCGGAAGCAGAAGGAAGAGATCACTAAGGTACACCATTGTGGCTGTGGAAGGTGGGTCACGCAGGCAGACATACCCAAGGGCAGGATGTGTGTTGCAGGGTGACACAGGGGCCTTACACCCTATGGAAGGCAGAGCTATCTGGCCATACTTGGCACAGCGCAGCCCCACATAGTCCATTCCAGCCACCCCTGAGCCTGTCTAAATGTGACAGCATGAATATGAATGGCCTCAGCTGGCTGGCTGCCTGTCCCAGACATGGGCTCACGGGTACTCTGGTCTCTGCCAGATCTTGTCTGACACGAAGGAGCTTCAGAAGGAAATCAACTCTCTGTCTGGGAAGCTGGACCGGACGTTTGCAGTGACTGATGAACTTGTGTTCAAGGTTTAGGGCAGGCCGGGCTgggtgcaggggtggggtgggtaggCCTGGACCAGGTGTGAGTCTCGTAGTTACAGTGATGCTTGCGCCTGGCTTCGCCCCATGGAAGGTGAAGTCAGAGGAGTGGAAATGGGTGGCCTTGTGGgcggaaggtgggggtggggtgggagcggGGCAGGACAGCCCACTGACACCTTCAAGATCCCCTGTTTCATCAGGATGCCAAAAAGGACGATGCTGTTCGGAAGGCCTACAAGTATCTAGCTGCCTTGCATGAGGTGAGGGTAGAAGTGTGCCTGGGGGCTGGCTGGGGAGGGGACAAATTTGGGTGTAAGCCTTCCACTCCTGCTGTCCCCAGAACTGCAGCCAGCTTATCCAGACCATCGAGGACACAGGCACGATCATGAGGGAGGTTCGAGACCTGGAGGAGCAGGTAAGGCCAGGGGGTGGGAGGGCTCAGCAAGGCAGGCCGGGGGACAGAGAGGCTGTGGGACCAGACCTAGCCAATGGCTGGGGTCTTAGCCCTGCCTGTTAGTAACTGGTTGTGTGACCTGGAACCGCCCAGTGGCCTGCTCTGACCCCCACCTTCCGTCCTGAGGGTCCTCATACCTGCCTCCAGGGCCATTGGCAGAGGCTTCAGCTTAAGTATGGGCTGGGTGATCCTGCCATGCAGCCAAGGATGCTTCAGGTGGATGGGTGACATCTGCTAAGGCCTGGTGGTGGGACAGAGCAGGCTGTtattggggcagggggtgggaggagcACAGTGGGGCCCTGAGTGGCTGCAGTGGGGTGTTGGCGGCAAGCAGGAACTGGGAAGGGGGCCCTGTGTGCTGAAGGGCTGTGGTTCACATTGCCTTAGATTGAGACGGAGATGGGCAAGAAGACCCTCAGCAACTTGGACAAGATCCGCGAGGACTACCGAGCCCTTCGCCAGGAGAACGCTGGGCTCCTGGGCCGGGTCCGCGAGGCCTGAGCAGCCCCACCAGAGGTCTGCCCCCGGCCTCAGGCAGGGATGTGGAGTGCTGGCGGCACTGGCCCTCGCTGTGCCCTCTGATTACCATCCAGTTCCTCCTGCTGCAGCCTTGGCCCCAGAGCCTCGCCCACCTCACCCCGACCCTTATCTGGGGCAATCATCCAGAGTGTGGGAGCTTGGCTTCAGTTTATTGTGAAGggcatggggtgggggttggggtctTGGATCTCAAATAAATGAGGGACTCTGTCTGCAGTCGAAGCTGAGGCATGGAAGAGGGTGCAGGGctcagggtgggggaggggtgggtggcaGGTGAGACACTGGATACATTTGGTGAGTCGGTGTGTGTAGCCCTGGGCGTCTGCCTGGGACTCCGGAGGCCCCTCAGGGTGCTGTGTgggtgtgcatgtgcacatgaGACGTGCTGGTGAGTTCAGAGTCTGTGTGACCAAGCATGTGTGTCGGGAGCCACGCGTTACTGTGTGTGACCTGCGTGCATGCGTCTGGGTGGCTTTCTGGAACCTGACATCCTGAAGGTCCCGAGGCTGCTGCTGTGCTGTTTTCAGGGCCTGCCTCATGTGACACTGCACTTGTGGGCCTGGAAGCCGGCTGTGGGTATGTGCTTTGGGGGACGTGGGTTGACTGTGTGTGGGTGTGACTGTGTGACTGCAAACCTGAGGTGGTGTGAGTGTACTGAGGCAGGCTCTTCATGTTTTGGGGGTTTGTATTGAGTCCAGGGGACAGGATTGTGACTCTTTATGTGTCCTTCTCCAGCTCCAAGGTCATCTGTGAGAGTGACTGAGGCAGGCTGTGTGTGTGGCTGTTTGTGAAGTCCCAGTTTGGCTGAAGAGCCCGTCGcagggggctggggagtgggtgCAGGGCTGGGCCTGGGGTCCCTCTGAGCATCCTTGGTGCAGAGCATGTGATCCAAGAGGGCGGTCAGCTGGGGAGTGGGGTCCCTGACTGGCAGGACAGTACACACCTTACTTCTTGGTCCCTGCGGGCATGTGCAGGGCTggtcacccctgcccccagccacttcgaccccctcccctgtcctcccTTCTCTTCTTGGCTCTGAGATCAGGGGCCAGGTGTGGGGTTGGAACACCTGCTGGGCCTCTGGCTCCTCTTCTTGCGGAACTCAAACTCATCCACGGTCCACACAGCCCCCTTCTCGCTCTCCACACGTACGAAACACTTGTGCAGGCTCAGGTTGTGGCGGATGGCATTCTGTGCAAGGAGGACCAGCCAGCCGGGCCAgggccggggggtggggtggatcaGGCAGTCATGCACTGATGCCAGCAGTGCCCACCCCAAACTGACCTGCCCTTTCCCAACACGCCTCCAAGCCCCCTCCCAGGCCCACCTGTGGTGGCATTTGAGGccctcccagccactgccccgtCCAAAGAAGCTCACCTTCCAGGTGGCTGGGTGGTTTCTGAAGAAGGCAAACATGCGTGTAAACCAGTGATAGATCTCGTTGAGTGTCCGCTGCTTCTCAGGAGCCTCCAGGATAGCCTGGAGGTTAGGGAgtgtgggggtgaggggagcTGCTCCCCCAAATGCAGCCTGACAGGGGCACTGGCCCACCTTGGGCTGGCCTCTGACCTCGGTGGAATTGTGGGgacaggggaaggagggagatggtgaggggtgACGGGTCAGAGACAGGGTTAGaagtggggtgagggtggggctgggatggGGTTAGGTGAAGGATCAGGGCTGGTGTTGGAGTTGCTTCTGGTTCAGGGTCAGGGCTGGAGTGAAGTTAAATTTCTGGGGTGGAGTTGGAGCTCTCGGGATGGGGGTAGGGTGAGATTTCAGGGTTTAGGAAGTTTAAGGGCCAGGGGTGGGGTACAGTTAGGGGTTTTGAAGGAATAAAGGGCCCAGCAGAGTTAGAGGTCAGATAAGTGACTGGTTAAGGGTCAGGCTGGGGATGAGGTGGGGTGAGTCAAGGGGCGAGGGGTGGGATGATGTGTAGCATTAGGTCAGGAGGCAGAGATGGGCCTAGTTATTTTGTGTGTCTGGATTGTAGTTAGGTCTTGACTGTGTGTGATCATTTAAGGATCAGGGATGGGATTGGGTGTGGAGTGAGGCTGAGGGTCTGGGAATTTGATCTGCTGGGATTTAGGAATGGAATTGCGTCAGGGGTCGGTGATCATGGCTGCAGTGAGCCTCCGGGTTTGGATGGGGTGAGGCAGGTGAACGAGTGGTGTTGTGTAGGGTTAGGTGTGGGCCTGGGATGAAGGTCCGGGTGGGATCTGGTGAAGCTTTGGGGAAGGCATTAGGGAGATTAAGATGAAGGGGTTGGGATGGGGTGAGGTGAAGGGTCAGGTATTACAAGGAAGGGGTTAGGGATGGGGTCTAGCAGGGGGATGTCTTGACAGACTAGGGTACGTCAGGGCTGAGGAAGGAGTTAGGGTGAACCTGAGGTGGGCAtaggggaaggggcagagatcAGATTAGTTTGGGGGCTATTTATAGGCCCAGGAGGCAGTTAGGCATGGGGTTGAGGTGGTCGTTAGGAAAGGGGTGGATTTAGGGCCGGCTCTTGGCTTGCCGTGGCTTGGATAGCAGTTGAGGTGTGGGCTTGGGGTGTAGATGGGGGATCACATCTAAGGCATGGGTTTGTTCACACAGGAGGCCCCCTGAGGGTGTTTGGTGAGGGGAAGGtcctccaccccagccctctcttccctctcctcagcCTGGCACCCCGCTTACCCAGCGGATGAGGGTGGCATAGGTGAAAGGGGGCCGCATGTTGTGGAACTTGAAGTAATCCATGTTGTGGAAGAACTCTGCAAGAGGTGGGGAGGGATCAGGTGCCATCTGGGAACTCCTCACTCCCTCTTCCACCCTCCTCTCTCCACCAGCTGTCGAGTCTGCATGCCTGAAATCCCACCGTGTACACCGCTTTCCAAGATCACAATCACTGTTGGCTAAGCACTCTATGTAAATGATACCATTTCCTCTTTACACTGCTCCCACCACTATAGGGCTTATTCTTCCCAAGGTTTAAAAGTAGTAACT
This DNA window, taken from Bubalus kerabau isolate K-KA32 ecotype Philippines breed swamp buffalo chromosome X, PCC_UOA_SB_1v2, whole genome shotgun sequence, encodes the following:
- the CCDC22 gene encoding coiled-coil domain-containing protein 22; its protein translation is MEEADRILIHSLRQAGTAVPPDVQTLRAFTTELVVEAVVRCLRVINPAVGSGLSPLLPLAMSARFRLAMSLAQACMDLGYPLELGYQNFLYPSEPDLRDLLLFLAERLPTDASEDADQSAGESAILLRAIGSRIRDHLALPWVPPLLRTPKLQYLQGSAHQKPFHASRLVMPELSSRGESREFQAGPLLLPVPAQVPQPAARAASLLEHHAIQLCQHTGRGRAGDEDWGHRTSRLPAQEDTRAQRQRLQKHLAEHLRQTWGRPGPPQQARDLGEVLQAWGAGARPGTPKGSRFTHSKKFTFHLEPEAQAAQVSDVPATSQRPEQDTWAAQEQELESLREQLEGVNHNIEEVEANMKTLGINLVQVETECRQSELSIMEREQALRLKSQAVELLPDGAANLAKLQLVVESSAQRVIHLAGQWEKHRVPLLAEYRHLRKLQDCRELESSRRLAEIQELHQSVRAAAEEARRKEEVYKQLVSELETLPKDVSRLAYTQRILEIVGNIRKQKEEITKILSDTKELQKEINSLSGKLDRTFAVTDELVFKDAKKDDAVRKAYKYLAALHENCSQLIQTIEDTGTIMREVRDLEEQIETEMGKKTLSNLDKIREDYRALRQENAGLLGRVREA